The Apium graveolens cultivar Ventura chromosome 11, ASM990537v1, whole genome shotgun sequence genome has a window encoding:
- the LOC141695568 gene encoding protein FAR1-RELATED SEQUENCE 5-like — translation MWAKKCRTIEQSEECWSVLCEKYKPHYEEPLTDSQKNIMKSWKWIVNMYVKRHHWVKAYLKDTFFAGMKSSQRSESMNSFFDGYVNSNTLLSDFVDQYEKAIASRRDTEEKEDLISMTTTPDLTNMHSLEAHAGKIYSRNIFKLFQNEFMQILHCQHSKKVVIGVEMVYDVTFKDHNMSHIVKIITRRDLYEVMEREIKMWWNKVGEIGNKQMPPPVSVSVDDFSEVNITDKSPQEMMFNFTISDPKKCKTKGRPRNASRIPTGMQQSQDLKQKRVCGSCGQKGHYKSTCKNSKQ, via the exons ATGTGGGCTAAAAAATGTAGAACTATTGAACAATCTGAGGAATGTTGGAGCGTGTTATGTGAGAAATACAAGCCACATTATGAAGAACCTTTAACTGATTctcaaaaaaatattatgaagtCTTGGAAATGGATTGTGAACATGTATGTAAAACGACATCACTGGGTAAAGGCATACCTAAAGGATACATTTTTTGCAG GAATGAAGTCTTCTCAAAGAAGTGAAAGTATGAATTCTTTTTTTGATGGTTATGTCAATAGCAACACTCTGTTGTCTGACTTCGTTGATCAATATGAAAAGGCAATTGCTAGCCGTCGCGATAcagaagagaaagaggatttaATATCAATGACAACCACCCCTGATTTGACAAATATGCATAGCTTGGAGGCTCATGCTGGAAAAATTTATTCTCGCAATATATTCAAATTATTTCAGAACGAATTTATGCAGATTTTGCATTGCCAGCACAGCAAAAAAGTAGTTATAGGTGTCGAGATGGTGTATGATGTAACTTTCAAGGATCATAATATGTCACACATTGTTAAG ATAATTACTCGTAGAGACCTCTATGAAGTAATGGAAAGGGAAATAAAGATGTGGTGGAATAAAGTTGGCGAGATTGGAAATAAACAGATGCCACCACCGGTGTCCGTAAGTGTAGATGATTTTTCAGAGGTAAATATAACGGATAAAAGCCCTCAAGAGATGATGTTCAATTTCACCATCAGCGATCCTAAGAAATGCAAGACGAAAGGTAGACCACGTAATGCATCACGAATCCCTACTGGAATGCAGCAATCTCAGGATTTGAAGCAGAAAAGAGTTTGTGGAAGTTGTGGTCAGAAGGGGCACTACAAGAGTACATGTAAAAATAGTAAACAATGA